The sequence GGATAGTAACTCAGTTCCATAACATCCCTCAGGCAGTATGCTTTCGGAAGCCGCTGACCAGCGCTATCTGGGGAAGCTCGCCGACGGTTTCTTTCGGAATGCTTGATGCGCTCACGTAGTCGATATTTTTCCTCAAGGTGATAAGCCTTATCGCCTCCATCACCCTGCCCAGGTCGACCCCGCGCGGACAGCGAACAGTACAGGTAAGGCAGGAAGCGCAGAGCCAGACGGTCTTTGATGCGGCGATATCCTCCTCAAGTCCGAGCTGTGCCAGTCGAATAATCTGATTGGGCAGCCAATCCATGGCGAAGCACATGGGACAGCCCGCCGAGCACTTTCCGCACTGGTTGCAGGAAAGAAGGTCCTGCCCGGAGATTTCGGTTACTTTCTTGACAAAGTCACTCTGGAGCGTCTTTGAGGAGATATGAATCTTCATTCCAATGCCTTAATCGAAATCCGGGCAGAGCCCGGAAATGCCTTTACGCTGAGTTTTAAAGCATACACTGGACTATTTCAATGGCAATTTGAGGTGATTCGTGGCCCTGGCGATTCATCCACCTGCCGGCAAATTTCTTTTCCAGCATATATTTTTATTCTAACAAATGCAATATAAAAAGCAAAATCGGATGGCCAAGCCAAATAGAAAAGAGGCAATTCTGACATTCCCCTACATCTTAAACTTGTGTGCCCACGGCCGATTAGATATAATAGTTTGGCAATCAGATGAACAGGGTTGAGATATATCAGGGGTGGTGTAAGAAGTGTGGCATCTGTATAGCTTTCTGCCCCCATAAAGTCCTTGAAGCTGATGATTCCGATTACCCCATCGTAAAGAACCCCGAGAAATGCACC is a genomic window of Chloroflexota bacterium containing:
- a CDS encoding 4Fe-4S dicluster domain-containing protein yields the protein MKIHISSKTLQSDFVKKVTEISGQDLLSCNQCGKCSAGCPMCFAMDWLPNQIIRLAQLGLEEDIAASKTVWLCASCLTCTVRCPRGVDLGRVMEAIRLITLRKNIDYVSASSIPKETVGELPQIALVSGFRKHTA
- a CDS encoding 4Fe-4S binding protein, encoding MNRVEIYQGWCKKCGICIAFCPHKVLEADDSDYPIVKNPEKCTGCLLCEMRCPDFAIVVYKDEETRQETGSPAGK